The Terriglobales bacterium genomic sequence GACCACGACCGGTGGCATCGTTTCTGCCTATGAGTTGAACGGTGATCCGACTGCTCCCGGCACGTCTGGTGTGCGTTACTTCTGCTCGAACGCAGATGCCGTGGTTCGTACCGCTGCCGGTTCGACCACCACACAGGCAAACTGCACCGCTGCAACCCCGTTGCAATAACGTTTAACTTTGGCGAAGTACCTGGGGGAGGGTACGAGCCGACCAGAGGAGCAGCGTAAGCTGCTCCTCTTGCTTTCTTCGCTTCCTGGGCAATGCGGCTTCTGCGGCTACTCGAGACCATCTGTAAACAGGGCTCCCGCGGCGTTTACCTGAATGGTGCCAGCCTGGCAACGCGGCAATGAGTATGTCTGTTACGATCAGCCAGTGCGTTCGACAGAAGTTCAGCCGCGCATCAATGCTCTGGGAATTACAAGCAGCATGCGGCTGCGCGTAGCACTTTGGCTGTTCACCGCATTGAATTGTTTCTATCTCCTGACTTCCAGCGGGCGAGTACGCACACTCGACGAGTACACAACCTTCTACGAGACAGAGAGCCTGGTCCTGCGGCACTCCACTGCAATTCCCCAGGCAGTAACGCTGCACAACTTTTATGGGAAGTACGACATCCATGGCCGCCCGCAGCCCGCTTACCCGCCGGGCCATGCCCTTGCCGCCTCGCCGTGGTATGCGTTGGGATTCTACGCCCTCACCCGTATGAGAGGCGTTCCGCCAGACGCCAATGATCTCGTACTCGCCTTCTCCTCCTGCCTCAGCAGCGCGACGTTTGCGGCGCTGGCTCTAGCGTTCGCGTTCCTCCTGCTTACTCGCGTTGGCACAGATCTGAAGAGCTCACTGTTTGCAGTGCTGATCGTGGGACTGGGCACCCCACTGTTTCCGTATTCCGCCTGGTTCTTTTCCGAACCGCTGAGCACAGCCATGTTAATGGCGGCAGCCCTGCTGCTTTTCGGGCGCCCCGCTGCCGATCCTATTCCTCTCAAGGCGGCCCTGGCGGCTGGTGCGATCCTGGGATTGTTGGTATGGGTACGGCCCACGCATGTGTTGGCGATTGCGGTCTTTTTGGTTGCGATTCTGATTCGCGACAAAAGGGCAGGTGGGCGCGCGGCGCTGGCCTTAACAAGTGTCAGCGGTGTCGCGGTTCTATTGTTGCTGGCATACAACACTGCGCATTTCGGCAATCCGCTGGAGTTTGGCTACCCTGCCTTTGCTGAGCGAGGCAAGCAACTGAATTCTTTTCAAACTCCCCTCAGTGTTGGTCTGCACGGATTTCTGTTTTCTCCGGGCAAATCAATTCTGCTGTTTGCGCCGCCTATTCTCCTGGCGCTCGCGGGAATTCCAAGATTGTGGCGGCGCGATCGCGGACTGGCAACACTGGCTGCCCTGCTACCAGTCTTGTACTTACTGTTCTTTGCTCGCTACACGCAGTGGGAGGGCGGCTACTGTTTCGGACCGCGCTATCTCGTACCCGCCATCACACTGTTTTGTCTCGGACTTGGTCCGGCGCTGGCAGACGGTGGCAGGAAAACACGCTGGTCAGCCGTTGGGTTGTTGGTGCTCGGGATGGCAATACAGTGCATCGGTTTGGCCACCAGCTTTATGGAGGACCAGGCCACCACCGGCCGCTACTATGACTCGCATTGGACTTACCGGCTGAGCTATTCGCTGATTGGCCAGATACATCTGCTATTTCACTACTTGCGCACGTCGGAGCCCGCCCGCCTGGGATTAGGTTGGGACCGCTGGTTCGTCTTCCTACACAAAGGAGGTTTGTCAACCAGCATTCTTATGGCATGGGCCGCCTGCATGCTTGTTGGATTGATCGTGAGCCTTATCGGAATCAGGCGAAGCCTCAAGAAGGAATCAGAAAACCGTCCACCGCGCATGGACCGGAGTAGCTACACAGCGGATGCATCATTCCAGCAGCTCTAGTGCTCAATAGCATTGACTTCCATTCTTAGTCACTCGGGATGACGATTTTTGTTAGGACCGCGGCTGCTGCACCGATCTTTGTGCGAATATGTGCCCTGTCTCGACCGATTTTCAATCACTTCCGGATTGAAGCTTTTGGCATACGAAGTGCCCCAGATATGTGTGTTCAGCATTTGCTGGAGCAAGTTTGGCGAAGTACCTGGGGGAGGGTACGAGCCGGCTGAGGGAGCAGCGCAAGCTGCTCCCTTGGCTTTTGTGACATTCGCTGGTTTCCCGGACAATACCGCGAAGAGCTGGGTTTGGCAGCGACTCGTGAATCATGGTCAGGAGAGAAGGCCGAAAAGGGGACTAGCCTAGATCGTAAGGCCTTGGTTAACTGTCTTTCGGCTCTGTGGGCCTCTCAATTGCACCCCGAAATGCCACTCCTCTCCGAACCCGGACTGCAACTGCTGCCTGAACATGGCTTTGCTTATAATTTTGCTGAGAACCACTCCGATCGTCGATTCGCGCCATGAACGCCATTGAAATCTTTGGTCTGGAAAAGACCTACCTCGTCGGCTTCTGGCACAAGCGTCCGAGGGTGGGTCTTCGCCCGCTGACCTTGTCGGTCCCGGCAGGCGAAATTTTCGGCTATCTCGGCCCTAACGGAGCTGGCAAAACCACCACCTTGCGCCTTCTCATGGGATTGATCACTCCCTCAGGTGGCTCGTTCCGCATTCTGGGAGGCGACATCCGCGATCCCAAAATTCGCTCGCAGATTGGTTTTCTGCCCGAACAACCCTATTTTTACGATTACCTCACTGGCCGCGAGTTGCTCGACTACTACGGCCAGCTTTCGGGGACGTCGGCCAGCGATCGCAAGCGCCGCATCGACGCCACCCTAAACCGCGTGGGAATCGCCGATGCCGCCGACGTCCAGCTGCGCAAGTACTCCAAAGGGATGCTGCAGCGCGTCGGCATTGCCCAGGCGATTCTGCACGATCCCCCGCTGGTTTTTCTGGATGAACCAATGTCCGGTCTCGATCCCCTCGGACGCCATGAGGTTCGAGAGCTCATTCAGCAGCTAAAAGATGAAGGCAAGACAGTCTTTTTCTCGACTCACATTCTCTCCGACGCAGAAGCACTATGCGATCGCGTGGCCATACTGGGGAAAGGAGAACTGCGAGGAGTCGGCGTGGTGGCTGAACTGACCGCCCGCATCAGTGACAACGTTGAGGTCATCTGGCATGGCTCTGCAGCCGTGCCCGCCATGCGCGCACTTGCCATCGAGGTTCACCTGACCGGTGATACGGCTCGAGCGACGGTGCCGCAATCCAAAGTGGATGCTGCGATCGATGCCATTCGCCGCTCTCAGGCGCGCCTGACCTCGATCAATCCTATCCGCACAACTCTGGAAGACTATTTCATTGAGCGGCTCGCCGAGGGCGTAGAGGTGACGCGGTGACCGCCCGCATCCGCTCCATCGCGTTCAATACCTTTCGCGAAGCCGTACGCGATCGCGTGCTTTACAACCTGATAGTGTTTGCTCTCTTGATGGTGGGCTCTTCCCTGCTCATGGGCCAGATCACCATCGGCATTCAGCGGCAACTGGTCATCAATTTGGGACTAACGGCAATTTCGATTTTCGGGGTGCTGATCGCAATTTTCATCGGAATTGGCCTGGTCTCCAAGGAAATCGAGAAGCGCACTGTGTACACCGTTCTGACCCGTCCCGTCCGCCGCTGGGAATTCATTGTCGGTAAATTCTTTGGACTGGCGGGAACCCTGGTGGTCAACGCCGCACTGATGGCCATCGGATTTTTCGGCGCTTTGCTCTTCCTGATGCACAGCTTTCAGAAATCTGACGTTTACTTGCTGGTTGCCATCTATTTCGTCCTGCTTCAGTTCATGATCGTCACCTCTGTTGCACTGCTGTTTTCGTCATTTTCAACGCCGATCCTGTCGGCGGTCTTCACTTTCTCCATCTTCGTGATTGGATCGTTCAGCGAAGATCTGCGCGGCTTCGCCGGCATGACGCAGGGGCCCACGCGCTGGCTGGCAACCGCGTTGTCCTTCTTGCTTCCGAATTTCTCCGCGTTGAATGTGATCTCCTCGGTAGCACACGATCAGCCCGTAGCGGGATCACTGATCCTCTACAACACCGTCTATGCGCTGGCCTATGCCGCGGCCTTGATTTCGGCAGCTAGCCTCATTTTTCAGCACCGCAGCATGAAATGACCCCGCATCGGCAGTGGCGAACGACGACGACTCTTGTGGTGCTGCTCAGCGCCTGCACCGCTGCGGCGGTTGTCACATTGCGCGTCATCGATCGCATTCGCGCCTCGAGTCCCACTCCCGAGGTGCTCTATGTCCCTTCAGCCACTGCTGCCAGGCGGCTCAGCCTGGGTTATACCGGGCTGGCAGCCGACCTGTACTGGACGCGCGCGGTGCAGTACTTCGGCCGCAAGCACCACGAAAATGCCGGCAAGTATCCGTTGCTTTATTCGTTGCTCGATATCACCACTTCTCTCGATCCTCATTTGCTTCCCGC encodes the following:
- a CDS encoding ABC transporter ATP-binding protein, producing MNAIEIFGLEKTYLVGFWHKRPRVGLRPLTLSVPAGEIFGYLGPNGAGKTTTLRLLMGLITPSGGSFRILGGDIRDPKIRSQIGFLPEQPYFYDYLTGRELLDYYGQLSGTSASDRKRRIDATLNRVGIADAADVQLRKYSKGMLQRVGIAQAILHDPPLVFLDEPMSGLDPLGRHEVRELIQQLKDEGKTVFFSTHILSDAEALCDRVAILGKGELRGVGVVAELTARISDNVEVIWHGSAAVPAMRALAIEVHLTGDTARATVPQSKVDAAIDAIRRSQARLTSINPIRTTLEDYFIERLAEGVEVTR
- a CDS encoding ABC transporter permease; the encoded protein is MTARIRSIAFNTFREAVRDRVLYNLIVFALLMVGSSLLMGQITIGIQRQLVINLGLTAISIFGVLIAIFIGIGLVSKEIEKRTVYTVLTRPVRRWEFIVGKFFGLAGTLVVNAALMAIGFFGALLFLMHSFQKSDVYLLVAIYFVLLQFMIVTSVALLFSSFSTPILSAVFTFSIFVIGSFSEDLRGFAGMTQGPTRWLATALSFLLPNFSALNVISSVAHDQPVAGSLILYNTVYALAYAAALISAASLIFQHRSMK